One window of the Candidatus Zixiibacteriota bacterium genome contains the following:
- a CDS encoding hypothetical protein (Evidence 5 : Unknown function): protein MAKQFISQLPPTISSAILGNAGTLISFTLGSEDSEIIAKEFYPKFSAENLQNLPKHNVYIKLSIDGSSSIPFSAETLHEFERSSLSHREKIIGQTRLRYATPKEVVESKILQWHQW, encoded by the coding sequence ATGGCAAAGCAGTTTATCAGTCAGTTGCCCCCTACGATAAGCTCTGCAATATTGGGAAACGCGGGAACGCTAATATCTTTCACCCTTGGCTCCGAAGACTCAGAAATAATTGCGAAGGAATTTTATCCAAAGTTTTCGGCGGAAAATCTTCAGAACCTTCCAAAGCACAACGTCTATATAAAACTATCAATCGACGGTTCTTCATCAATCCCGTTCAGTGCCGAGACATTGCATGAATTCGAGAGGAGCAGTTTATCGCATAGGGAAAAGATCATCGGCCAGACTCGGCTCAGGTATGCTACGCCTAAAGAAGTCGTCGAATCAAAAATCCTGCAATGGCATCAATGGTAG